The following proteins are encoded in a genomic region of Vibrio tasmaniensis:
- a CDS encoding YqcC family protein yields the protein MTAATKLPLLLQQLEQQMRQCSLWSDVSPSDEALASVEPFAIDSLQPEEWLQWIFIVKINAMMDAQMSLPKGFAIHPYFGEVWKNEADKAELLVTIQSIDEVCA from the coding sequence ATGACAGCTGCCACAAAGTTACCTCTTTTACTTCAACAATTAGAACAACAAATGCGCCAATGTTCGCTATGGAGTGATGTTTCGCCTTCGGATGAAGCTTTGGCGAGCGTTGAGCCTTTTGCGATTGACTCGCTACAGCCAGAAGAGTGGTTGCAGTGGATCTTTATCGTAAAGATCAACGCAATGATGGATGCCCAAATGAGCCTACCGAAAGGCTTTGCGATTCATCCTTATTTTGGTGAAGTGTGGAAAAATGAGGCAGACAAAGCTGAACTGCTAGTGACGATTCAGAGCATTGATGAGGTATGCGCGTAA
- the ykgO gene encoding type B 50S ribosomal protein L36, whose product MKVVKSLKSAKSRHPDCQIVKRRGRLYVICKSNPRFKAVQK is encoded by the coding sequence ATGAAAGTTGTGAAATCACTTAAAAGTGCGAAAAGCCGCCACCCAGATTGCCAAATAGTAAAGCGCAGAGGCCGTCTCTATGTCATCTGTAAATCCAACCCGAGATTCAAAGCGGTTCAAAAATAA
- a CDS encoding GNAT family N-acetyltransferase translates to MTIATSRTLLVPYTEQLQHDFIKLNCCPVNRSEMNGPHSIASAKFLFQEILQDNVGFCRAIIHNQTREYLGHVFISSQEGRHELGFILDKEYWNRGFASEVLKPFLSLVCFEERLTSVVATVNVGHNPSIKLLEKLGFEFKETKQDSFGPYHEYSYNAHCDVTFYEAVAQTA, encoded by the coding sequence ATGACGATAGCAACCTCAAGAACGCTGTTGGTACCTTATACCGAACAGCTACAACACGACTTTATCAAGTTGAATTGCTGCCCCGTTAATCGTTCTGAAATGAATGGGCCGCACTCTATTGCCTCTGCGAAGTTCTTATTTCAAGAGATACTGCAAGACAACGTCGGCTTCTGCCGCGCTATCATCCACAACCAAACCCGTGAATATCTTGGACATGTCTTTATTTCATCACAAGAGGGTAGGCATGAGCTTGGCTTTATTTTGGATAAAGAGTATTGGAATCGCGGCTTTGCTAGTGAGGTGCTAAAACCATTTTTAAGTTTGGTGTGTTTTGAAGAGCGCCTAACGAGTGTTGTTGCGACTGTGAATGTCGGCCACAACCCATCGATTAAGTTATTAGAAAAACTAGGATTTGAATTTAAGGAAACCAAACAAGATTCGTTTGGCCCTTATCATGAATATAGCTATAACGCGCACTGCGACGTTACATTCTATGAGGCTGTAGCTCAAACCGCATAG
- a CDS encoding type B 50S ribosomal protein L31: protein MKPNIHPDYRKVVFHDTSVDEYFLIGSTLKTDRTIEWEDGNTYPYFTIEVSEKSHPFYTGKQRVLHKEGRVANFTRRFGQLGKGAK, encoded by the coding sequence ATGAAACCGAATATCCACCCTGACTACCGTAAAGTGGTGTTCCACGACACCAGTGTTGATGAGTACTTCTTGATCGGGTCAACGTTGAAAACAGATCGTACTATCGAATGGGAAGACGGAAATACTTACCCTTACTTCACCATTGAAGTGTCTGAAAAGTCGCATCCTTTCTATACGGGTAAACAGCGAGTGCTACATAAAGAGGGACGCGTTGCGAACTTCACTCGTCGTTTTGGTCAATTAGGTAAGGGAGCGAAATAG
- a CDS encoding YaiI/YqxD family protein — protein sequence MKIWVDADACPKVIRETIVRAAERTGVECTFVANHLVPVPKRNNIHSIQVPSGFDIADDEIVKRTEPGDLVITSDIPLADEVITKGALALSSRGELYTKETIKARLNIRDFMDTMRSSGIQTGGPSTLSQTDRREFANHLDRLLAKR from the coding sequence ATGAAAATATGGGTTGATGCGGACGCTTGTCCCAAGGTTATCCGAGAAACAATCGTACGCGCAGCTGAGCGCACAGGGGTCGAATGTACCTTTGTCGCGAACCATTTGGTTCCCGTTCCCAAGCGTAATAACATTCACTCAATTCAAGTCCCAAGCGGATTTGATATTGCAGATGATGAAATCGTAAAACGCACTGAACCCGGCGATCTGGTGATTACCTCTGACATTCCTCTGGCTGATGAAGTGATCACCAAAGGTGCGCTTGCTTTAAGCTCTCGCGGCGAGCTTTACACCAAAGAGACCATTAAAGCGCGCCTCAACATTCGTGACTTTATGGATACTATGCGTTCAAGTGGTATTCAAACTGGCGGACCAAGCACCCTTTCTCAAACCGACCGTCGTGAGTTCGCGAATCATCTTGATCGCCTGCTAGCAAAGCGCTAA
- the glnD gene encoding bifunctional uridylyltransferase/uridylyl-removing protein GlnD encodes MPYQCPITFNDEQLEICELKNQLEIFTQYQKSEFLNHHPVTDLVLLRSEYMDLLLNRLWDHFGFSKLPHIALVAVGGYGRGELHPLSDIDILIVSQKTLPPALGEKVSQFITLLWDLKLEVGHAVRTIAECLEIGIDDLTVATNLQESRLLCGSEDTFQELKLKIHSDSFWPSETFYKAKIQEQKERHARYHDTTYNLEPDIKSTPGGLRDIHTLSWVARRHFGATSLLEMSKYGFLTDAEYRELVECQDFLWRVRFALHIELRRYDNRLTFAHQAQVAEHLGYTGEGNRGVEMMMKEFYRTLRRVAELNKMLLKLFDQAIINGGQTQEAEILDSDFQRRGSLIEARKPALFQARPETILDMFIHIANDSSIEGVSPPTLRQLRTARRRLNRFLHTIPEARDKFMDLVRHPNALHKAFSLMHKLGVLSAYLPQWSQIVGQMQFDLFHVYTVDEHSIRLLKHINRFSQIENHDKHPICCEVYPRVQKKELLILAAIFHDIGKGRGGDHSEIGAVEAYSFCIEHGLSKPEAKQVAWLVQNHLLMSVTAQRRDIYDPDVITEFAKKVRDEESLELLVCLTVADICATNPELWNSWKRTLLAELFHSTQRALRRGLENPVDVRDRIRHNQQMASALLRKEGFTAREIEVLWQRFKADYFLRHTHSQIAWHCEHLLRLEDPSQPLVLISQKATRGGTEVFVYCKDQAALFATVVAELDRRNFNVHDAQVMVSKDGHVLDTFIVLDQHGEAIDETRHKAVAKHLTHVLADGRPTKIKTRRTPRNLQHFKVKTRVEFLPTKSKKRTLMELRALDTPGLLAQVGATFAELDINLHGAKITTIGERAEDLFILTSDAGGRLSEEQEQALRERLTEHVSELAP; translated from the coding sequence ATGCCTTATCAATGCCCTATTACGTTCAATGACGAACAACTTGAAATCTGCGAATTAAAAAATCAACTCGAAATCTTCACGCAGTATCAAAAGAGTGAATTTCTAAATCATCATCCAGTTACCGATTTGGTTCTGTTGCGCTCCGAATACATGGATTTGCTTCTCAATCGTTTATGGGATCATTTTGGATTTAGCAAACTGCCGCATATCGCACTGGTCGCTGTAGGCGGCTATGGCCGTGGTGAACTACACCCTTTATCCGATATTGATATTCTCATCGTCTCGCAAAAAACTCTGCCACCAGCACTAGGTGAGAAAGTCAGTCAATTCATCACCCTACTGTGGGATTTGAAGTTAGAGGTCGGCCACGCAGTTCGTACCATTGCCGAGTGTCTTGAGATTGGCATTGATGACTTAACCGTTGCGACCAACTTGCAAGAGTCACGTTTACTATGCGGAAGTGAAGACACCTTTCAAGAGTTAAAACTAAAGATTCATTCCGATTCATTTTGGCCAAGTGAGACCTTCTATAAGGCGAAGATTCAAGAACAGAAAGAGCGTCATGCTCGTTATCACGACACGACATATAATCTAGAACCGGATATCAAATCAACTCCAGGCGGGCTCAGAGACATCCACACCCTAAGTTGGGTAGCACGTCGTCACTTCGGTGCGACTTCTTTGTTAGAAATGAGCAAGTATGGCTTTCTTACCGATGCTGAATATCGTGAACTCGTGGAGTGCCAAGATTTCTTATGGCGAGTTCGCTTTGCACTGCACATAGAGCTGCGCCGTTATGACAACCGACTTACCTTTGCACACCAAGCTCAAGTGGCAGAACACCTTGGTTATACCGGTGAAGGCAATCGTGGTGTCGAGATGATGATGAAAGAGTTCTACCGAACACTTCGTCGTGTAGCTGAGCTCAATAAGATGCTGCTTAAGTTGTTTGACCAAGCAATCATTAACGGTGGTCAAACACAAGAAGCTGAGATTCTCGACAGTGACTTCCAACGTCGTGGTTCATTGATCGAAGCGCGTAAGCCTGCCCTATTCCAAGCGCGACCAGAAACGATTCTCGATATGTTTATCCATATCGCGAATGACTCGTCGATCGAAGGGGTGAGTCCGCCAACCTTACGACAACTGCGTACGGCACGTCGCCGATTGAACCGCTTCCTGCATACCATCCCTGAAGCTCGTGACAAGTTCATGGATTTGGTTCGCCATCCTAACGCACTGCACAAAGCCTTTAGCTTGATGCATAAATTGGGCGTGCTCTCGGCCTATTTGCCACAGTGGAGTCAAATTGTCGGCCAAATGCAGTTTGATCTGTTCCACGTTTACACCGTTGATGAACACAGTATTCGTCTACTCAAGCACATCAACCGCTTTAGTCAGATCGAAAACCACGATAAGCACCCGATTTGTTGTGAAGTCTATCCACGCGTACAGAAGAAAGAACTCCTGATCCTGGCGGCTATTTTCCACGATATCGGCAAAGGCCGTGGCGGAGACCACTCAGAGATTGGTGCTGTTGAAGCTTACTCTTTCTGTATTGAACACGGGTTATCGAAGCCTGAAGCCAAACAAGTCGCGTGGCTAGTACAAAACCACCTGTTGATGTCAGTGACCGCTCAGCGCCGTGATATCTACGATCCGGATGTGATTACCGAATTCGCCAAGAAAGTTCGCGATGAAGAATCACTTGAGCTTTTGGTTTGTCTAACGGTAGCCGATATCTGTGCAACCAACCCTGAGCTATGGAACAGCTGGAAACGTACCCTACTCGCAGAGCTATTCCATTCTACGCAGCGAGCACTGCGTCGCGGCTTGGAAAACCCAGTCGATGTCAGAGACCGTATTCGTCACAATCAACAAATGGCATCAGCACTGCTGCGTAAAGAAGGTTTCACGGCTCGTGAAATTGAGGTGTTGTGGCAGCGTTTCAAAGCTGACTATTTCTTGCGTCATACACACTCTCAAATCGCATGGCACTGTGAACATTTACTTCGCTTAGAAGATCCGAGCCAACCTTTAGTGCTTATCAGCCAAAAAGCGACACGTGGCGGCACAGAGGTATTCGTTTACTGTAAAGACCAAGCGGCACTCTTTGCGACCGTGGTTGCCGAGCTCGATAGACGCAACTTTAACGTTCACGACGCACAGGTCATGGTCAGTAAAGATGGCCACGTTTTGGATACCTTTATCGTACTGGATCAGCACGGTGAAGCGATTGATGAAACAAGACACAAAGCCGTTGCGAAACATCTAACTCATGTTCTAGCTGATGGCCGTCCAACTAAGATTAAGACACGTCGCACGCCTCGAAACTTGCAGCATTTCAAGGTAAAAACTCGGGTTGAGTTCCTACCAACTAAGAGCAAGAAGCGCACCTTGATGGAGTTGAGAGCTCTTGATACACCGGGGTTGTTGGCTCAAGTCGGCGCAACCTTTGCTGAGTTAGACATCAATTTGCACGGCGCTAAAATTACCACCATCGGCGAACGTGCAGAAGATTTGTTTATTCTGACCAGTGACGCGGGAGGAAGGTTGTCTGAAGAACAAGAACAAGCCTTAAGAGAAAGATTAACCGAACACGTTTCAGAACTCGCACCTTAG
- the map gene encoding type I methionyl aminopeptidase, whose protein sequence is MAVKIKTAEEIEKMRVAGKLASEILEMIEPHIQVGTTTEELNKICHEYALERGAYSAPLDYHGFPKSICTSINHIVCHGIPASQDETGSTGQFKPAVLKDGDILNVDITVIVPDDKNADLSTRPQGYHGDTSKMFLVGEVSPANKRLCMVAQEALYEGMRQVKPGVQLGQVGTAIEKYIKTNNKNNPRAKFSIVKDYCGHGIGSEFHEDPQVVHYKNSDRTVLKAGMCFTIEPMINAGKFGCRLDDEDSWTVYTADSKNSAQWEHTLVVTETGCEVLTLRSDDTIPRIMKNA, encoded by the coding sequence ATGGCTGTAAAAATTAAAACTGCTGAAGAAATTGAAAAAATGCGCGTTGCCGGCAAGCTGGCTTCTGAAATTCTAGAGATGATTGAACCTCACATCCAAGTAGGTACAACGACAGAAGAACTGAACAAAATCTGTCACGAGTACGCTCTAGAGAGAGGCGCATATTCAGCACCACTTGATTACCACGGTTTCCCTAAGTCTATCTGTACGTCTATCAACCACATTGTGTGCCACGGTATTCCAGCATCACAAGATGAAACTGGTAGCACAGGTCAATTCAAACCTGCAGTATTGAAAGATGGCGATATTCTAAACGTTGATATCACGGTAATTGTTCCTGATGATAAAAATGCAGACCTAAGCACTCGTCCTCAAGGTTACCACGGTGACACCTCTAAGATGTTCCTTGTGGGTGAAGTTTCACCAGCAAACAAACGTCTATGCATGGTTGCTCAAGAAGCACTTTACGAAGGCATGCGCCAAGTTAAACCAGGTGTTCAACTTGGCCAAGTTGGTACTGCTATCGAGAAGTACATCAAGACAAACAACAAGAATAACCCACGCGCTAAGTTCTCTATTGTTAAAGATTACTGTGGTCACGGCATTGGTTCTGAGTTCCACGAAGATCCACAAGTCGTTCACTACAAAAACAGCGATCGCACAGTACTAAAAGCAGGCATGTGTTTCACAATCGAGCCAATGATCAATGCAGGTAAGTTTGGCTGCCGTCTTGATGACGAAGATAGCTGGACAGTGTACACAGCAGACAGCAAAAACTCTGCACAGTGGGAGCACACACTGGTTGTAACTGAGACAGGTTGTGAAGTTCTAACACTACGCAGCGATGATACGATTCCACGTATCATGAAGAACGCTTAG
- a CDS encoding DUF3461 family protein, whose protein sequence is MYPNLTGLGIHEPKQIERYSLRQEAHKDILKIYFRKQKGELFAKSVKFKYPRQVKSVLVSGGNNQYKEVTEINRNLTLVIDELNKITKPTPTAEVDVKQKILTDLRHLEKVVSSKIAEIEADLEKLK, encoded by the coding sequence ATGTATCCAAACCTCACTGGCTTAGGTATCCACGAACCTAAACAGATTGAACGTTACTCCCTTCGCCAAGAAGCGCACAAAGATATCCTGAAGATTTACTTTCGTAAGCAGAAAGGTGAACTGTTCGCGAAAAGCGTTAAGTTTAAGTACCCGCGACAAGTAAAAAGTGTGCTTGTTAGCGGCGGCAATAATCAATACAAAGAAGTGACCGAGATTAACCGCAACCTCACTCTTGTGATTGATGAACTCAACAAGATCACCAAACCGACGCCAACGGCTGAGGTGGATGTGAAGCAGAAGATCCTTACTGACTTACGCCATCTAGAAAAAGTGGTATCAAGCAAGATCGCAGAGATCGAAGCCGATCTAGAAAAACTTAAATGA
- the truC gene encoding tRNA pseudouridine(65) synthase TruC, which yields MLEIIYQDEYFVAVNKPAGMLVHRSWLDKHETQFVMQTLRDQIGQHVFPLHRLDRPTSGVLVFALSSEVASEVMPMFANHEMQKTYHAIVRGWIEEGDTLDYALKVELDKIADKFAKEDKEPQEAVTVYEPLAKVEVPYSTGRFPTSRYCLVEMMPKTGRKHQLRRHMAHLRHPIVGDTSHGDGKHNRLFRDDLDSHRLLLHASELRFIHPFTKEELVMKANLDETWLRLFETFEWDANLIDAQTCLSK from the coding sequence ATGTTAGAGATCATTTATCAAGATGAGTATTTTGTCGCGGTGAATAAGCCTGCGGGTATGCTAGTGCATCGCTCATGGTTGGATAAACACGAGACTCAGTTTGTGATGCAGACTCTGCGCGACCAAATTGGTCAGCACGTATTTCCTCTGCATCGCTTAGACCGTCCAACGTCTGGCGTATTGGTGTTTGCTCTGTCGAGTGAAGTTGCCTCTGAGGTGATGCCGATGTTCGCCAACCACGAGATGCAAAAAACCTATCATGCGATTGTGCGTGGTTGGATAGAAGAGGGCGATACGCTCGATTATGCGCTTAAGGTTGAGCTGGATAAGATCGCCGATAAGTTCGCGAAAGAAGATAAAGAACCACAAGAAGCCGTCACTGTGTACGAGCCGTTAGCGAAAGTCGAAGTGCCGTATTCAACAGGCCGTTTTCCTACCAGTCGTTATTGCTTAGTTGAGATGATGCCAAAAACAGGACGTAAACATCAGCTGCGTCGTCACATGGCTCATCTAAGACACCCAATCGTGGGCGATACTTCACATGGTGATGGTAAGCATAACCGACTGTTCCGTGATGATTTAGACTCACACCGTCTGTTGCTGCATGCTTCTGAATTGCGCTTCATTCATCCTTTCACTAAAGAAGAATTGGTGATGAAGGCGAACTTAGATGAAACGTGGTTAAGGTTGTTTGAAACTTTTGAGTGGGACGCCAACTTAATCGATGCTCAAACTTGCTTATCGAAGTAA
- the tsaA gene encoding tRNA (N6-threonylcarbamoyladenosine(37)-N6)-methyltransferase TrmO produces MYSIEPVGFIESPYKEKFAVPRQPRLVPTSTSRVRLVDSANCLESVRDIEQFSHVWLLFLFDKNLAAGWKPTVRPPRLGGNERIGVFASRATFRPNGIGMSAVELKGVSQEKGQTWLDLGSVDLVDGTPIIDIKPYIPYSDSIPDARGGFAADEPAVLDVNFSQQAQSKLANHPQARHIIQVIKEVLGQDPRPAYKKGKPDNKEYAVNLFDLNVKFMVETLFINVTDIERF; encoded by the coding sequence ATGTACTCCATTGAACCTGTTGGCTTTATTGAATCTCCTTATAAAGAGAAGTTCGCGGTGCCAAGGCAGCCTAGATTGGTTCCCACATCTACCTCAAGAGTCAGATTAGTTGATTCGGCTAACTGCCTTGAATCTGTTCGTGACATTGAACAATTTAGCCACGTGTGGTTATTGTTTCTGTTCGACAAGAACCTCGCAGCAGGCTGGAAACCAACCGTGAGGCCACCTCGACTTGGCGGTAATGAACGGATTGGTGTATTCGCGTCTCGCGCCACGTTCAGACCCAATGGAATTGGCATGTCTGCCGTTGAACTGAAAGGTGTATCTCAAGAAAAGGGACAAACTTGGTTGGACTTGGGCAGTGTTGATCTCGTTGACGGCACGCCTATCATCGACATCAAACCTTATATCCCCTACTCGGATTCAATTCCCGATGCACGAGGAGGGTTTGCCGCCGATGAACCAGCAGTGCTCGACGTTAACTTCTCGCAACAAGCCCAAAGTAAGCTCGCAAACCACCCACAAGCACGCCATATCATTCAGGTGATCAAAGAAGTATTAGGCCAAGATCCTCGCCCTGCCTATAAGAAAGGTAAGCCTGACAACAAGGAATATGCGGTAAATTTGTTCGATCTTAACGTGAAATTCATGGTTGAAACGCTTTTCATCAATGTAACTGACATTGAACGCTTTTGA
- a CDS encoding DUF3549 family protein: METIHTLTQLLKNSGCQYDIYDLGRRIQKIDNTLFSDVEQGKQPYPFPLQKQAHLAISYWNEHKQPWIWFLKFKLDERGLLHQGDVGNFLKFVIEAMGTRLNGDISEEQQQKLSNNPYTFKPSEDKMAVFHSQVRAGLDLATSQYYEHAQHYFTGELGWDNWKTVGLQGITDMCARLGSQQNGVAIRKALNKLPSEPLYATLGALEHTQINDKLAQRLQEMADNEINSQEPDLFLLSALVRALSGAEQGIANNIINQVLASPRLSHQEVLIGLAGRSWHALQDPAIAEQFLLRLAQTGNQNLFNQLFADLVMIPTLRMVFLPLLNSNPSPELANALIELQQAAKSQ, translated from the coding sequence ATGGAAACCATTCACACGCTCACTCAGTTACTAAAGAATAGCGGTTGCCAATACGACATCTACGACCTAGGTCGTCGTATCCAGAAAATCGACAACACCCTATTCTCTGATGTTGAGCAGGGGAAACAGCCATACCCGTTTCCACTTCAGAAACAAGCTCACTTAGCGATTAGCTACTGGAACGAACACAAGCAACCTTGGATCTGGTTCCTAAAATTCAAACTCGATGAAAGAGGCTTACTGCATCAAGGGGATGTGGGTAATTTTCTTAAGTTTGTTATCGAAGCGATGGGCACTCGTTTGAACGGTGATATCAGCGAAGAGCAACAACAAAAGCTGTCAAACAACCCTTATACCTTCAAGCCTTCTGAAGACAAAATGGCCGTATTCCATAGCCAAGTAAGAGCAGGATTAGACCTCGCGACGAGCCAATATTACGAGCACGCTCAGCATTACTTCACAGGTGAGCTTGGTTGGGATAACTGGAAAACCGTTGGTCTTCAAGGCATCACCGATATGTGTGCTCGCTTAGGCAGTCAGCAAAACGGTGTCGCTATTCGCAAAGCATTGAATAAACTGCCATCAGAGCCGCTATACGCAACACTAGGGGCGCTTGAGCACACGCAAATCAATGATAAGCTCGCTCAACGCTTACAAGAAATGGCAGACAATGAGATTAACAGTCAAGAGCCGGATCTGTTCTTACTGTCAGCTTTGGTTCGTGCCCTTTCCGGTGCAGAACAAGGGATCGCGAATAACATCATTAACCAAGTGCTCGCTAGTCCACGCTTGAGCCACCAAGAAGTGTTAATTGGTTTAGCGGGTCGCAGCTGGCATGCGCTACAAGACCCTGCGATTGCTGAGCAATTCTTGCTGCGTCTCGCACAAACGGGCAATCAAAACCTGTTCAATCAGTTATTTGCAGATTTAGTGATGATTCCGACACTAAGAATGGTATTTTTACCCTTGTTGAATTCGAACCCATCACCAGAACTCGCAAACGCATTGATTGAGTTACAACAAGCGGCTAAGTCGCAATAA
- a CDS encoding DUF3301 domain-containing protein gives MIDNLVAILMLCFFCFLFWQQRRQSELAKAAIARKCKELDLQLLSVAFNGHKLKMRHELTTIWRWHTVYHFEFSALGDDLYQGKLTMVGFRSMRFELQPHRM, from the coding sequence ATGATAGATAACTTAGTGGCTATTTTGATGCTGTGCTTCTTTTGCTTTCTGTTTTGGCAGCAGCGCAGGCAATCCGAGCTTGCGAAAGCTGCCATTGCGAGAAAGTGTAAAGAGCTAGACCTACAATTATTAAGTGTCGCCTTCAACGGTCATAAACTTAAGATGCGCCATGAGCTCACGACCATTTGGCGCTGGCATACTGTGTACCATTTTGAATTTTCGGCGTTAGGTGATGACCTGTACCAAGGAAAACTGACCATGGTGGGCTTCCGCTCTATGCGGTTTGAGCTACAGCCTCATAGAATGTAA
- a CDS encoding AbgT family transporter encodes MSSSASIKNNSPKKPIFTRFLDGVEYLGNLLPHPITLFAIFCLAILVTSGIAGYFEVSVMDPRPEGAKGRAADGMIHVVSLLNAEGLQLIVTNLVKNFVGFAPLGTVLVAMLGVAIAEHSGLLSAAMRGMVMGASKRMVTVTVVFAGIISNTASELGYVVLIPLAAMLFHSLGRHPLAGLAAAFAGVSGGYSANLLIGTVDPLLSGITETAAQMIDPSYTVGPESNWYFMFVSTFFIAITGAFVTEKIVEPKLGKYNDEEASEDLSNDSMGRLTDVEKKGLKLAGIAVLAVSALLAWTIVPADGVLRSASGTVSGSPFLKSIVAFIFVFFAIPGFVYGKVTGSMKNDRDVINAMATSMSSMGMYIVLVFFAAQFVAFFKWTNFGQVIAVGGASFLQDIGLTGPMLFFAFILMCGFINLMIGSASAQWAVTAPIFVPMLMLVGYAPETIQAAYRIGDSTTNIITPMMSYFGLILAVATRYMKNLGIGTLIATMLPYSICFMFGWSILFYLWVFVFGLPVGPGAATFYTP; translated from the coding sequence ATGAGTTCATCAGCTTCAATAAAAAACAATTCGCCTAAAAAACCTATTTTTACTCGCTTTTTAGATGGCGTTGAATATTTGGGGAACCTATTACCCCACCCAATCACTCTTTTCGCAATCTTCTGCTTAGCAATCCTCGTTACTTCAGGTATTGCTGGTTACTTCGAAGTGTCTGTTATGGACCCTCGACCAGAAGGTGCTAAAGGTCGTGCTGCTGACGGCATGATCCACGTTGTAAGTCTGCTTAACGCAGAAGGTCTACAACTTATTGTGACTAACTTAGTTAAGAACTTTGTTGGTTTTGCTCCACTAGGTACTGTACTTGTTGCTATGCTTGGTGTAGCGATTGCTGAACACTCAGGTCTACTATCTGCTGCAATGCGTGGCATGGTAATGGGTGCTTCTAAGCGCATGGTTACAGTAACGGTTGTGTTTGCAGGTATTATCTCTAACACAGCATCAGAGCTTGGCTATGTGGTACTTATTCCACTAGCAGCAATGCTTTTCCATTCTTTAGGTCGTCACCCTCTTGCTGGTCTTGCTGCGGCATTCGCTGGTGTGTCAGGTGGTTACTCTGCAAACCTACTTATCGGTACGGTTGACCCACTGCTTTCTGGTATTACAGAAACAGCGGCACAGATGATTGACCCGTCTTACACGGTTGGTCCTGAGTCAAACTGGTACTTCATGTTTGTTTCTACTTTCTTCATCGCGATTACAGGTGCATTTGTAACTGAGAAGATTGTTGAACCTAAGTTGGGTAAATACAACGACGAAGAAGCTTCTGAAGATTTATCAAATGATTCGATGGGCAGACTGACGGATGTTGAGAAGAAAGGTCTAAAACTAGCAGGTATTGCTGTATTGGCTGTTTCTGCACTTCTGGCGTGGACTATCGTTCCAGCTGACGGTGTTCTACGTTCAGCGTCTGGTACGGTTTCGGGTTCTCCATTCCTGAAGAGTATTGTTGCGTTTATCTTTGTATTCTTCGCTATTCCTGGTTTTGTTTACGGTAAAGTTACCGGTTCAATGAAGAACGATCGTGACGTGATCAATGCGATGGCAACGTCTATGTCTTCAATGGGCATGTACATTGTTCTTGTATTCTTTGCTGCACAGTTTGTTGCTTTCTTTAAGTGGACTAACTTTGGTCAAGTAATCGCTGTTGGTGGCGCTAGCTTCTTACAAGATATCGGTCTTACTGGCCCAATGTTGTTCTTTGCATTTATCCTAATGTGTGGCTTCATTAACCTAATGATCGGTTCGGCTTCTGCTCAGTGGGCAGTAACAGCACCTATCTTTGTACCTATGCTAATGCTTGTTGGTTACGCACCAGAAACGATTCAAGCAGCTTACCGTATCGGTGATTCAACGACGAACATCATTACACCAATGATGAGCTACTTCGGTCTTATTCTTGCTGTAGCGACGCGTTACATGAAGAACCTTGGTATCGGTACTCTGATTGCTACAATGCTTCCATACTCAATCTGCTTTATGTTCGGTTGGAGCATCTTGTTCTACCTATGGGTGTTCGTATTTGGTCTTCCAGTAGGCCCAGGTGCAGCAACGTTCTACACGCCGTAG